The proteins below are encoded in one region of Clostridium estertheticum:
- the rfbH gene encoding lipopolysaccharide biosynthesis protein RfbH, with protein sequence MPDKESLLRLNILENVREYYDEVFKNKEDWTEGNKINYGGRYFDEDEMINLTEATLDFWLTTGRFCDKFEKEFAQFLGVKYCSLTNSGSSANLLAFMALTSPKLKERRIKKGDEVITVAAGFPTTIAPILQYGAVPVFVDITLPTYNIDVNLLDDALSDKTKAVMIAHTLGNPFNLERVKEFCDKNNLWLIEDNCDALGSQYEFKGELKYTGTIGDIGTSSFYPPHHITMGEGGAVYTNNVILNKIIESFRDWGRDCYCKSGCDNTCTKRFDIKYGDMPLGYDHKYIYSHLGYNLKVTEMQSSIGCAQLKKLPGFIDKRRENWELLKNKLKHLDEYLILPVAEKNSKPSWFGFLITIKDPSINRRDLLQYLEDKGIQTRLLFAGNITRQPLFEEYKRNKESYRIVGKLTNTDLITTNSFWLGVYPGINENMINYMASSIEEFIMKNIRKGIKL encoded by the coding sequence TTGCCAGACAAAGAGAGTTTGTTAAGACTAAATATATTAGAAAATGTTAGAGAATATTATGATGAGGTTTTTAAAAATAAGGAAGATTGGACAGAAGGTAATAAAATAAACTATGGTGGAAGATATTTTGATGAAGATGAGATGATAAATCTCACGGAAGCAACACTTGATTTTTGGCTTACTACAGGTCGATTCTGTGACAAGTTTGAAAAAGAGTTTGCCCAGTTTCTAGGGGTTAAATACTGCTCATTAACAAATTCAGGGTCATCTGCCAATCTTCTTGCATTTATGGCACTAACCTCGCCTAAATTAAAGGAGAGGAGAATAAAAAAGGGTGATGAAGTTATAACAGTAGCAGCAGGTTTTCCAACTACGATAGCCCCAATACTTCAATATGGAGCAGTGCCAGTATTTGTAGATATAACACTTCCAACTTATAATATTGACGTTAATTTATTAGATGATGCCTTATCAGATAAAACCAAAGCTGTTATGATAGCTCATACACTTGGCAACCCTTTTAATTTAGAAAGAGTAAAGGAATTTTGTGATAAAAATAATTTATGGTTAATAGAAGATAATTGTGATGCTCTTGGTTCACAATATGAATTTAAAGGGGAACTTAAATATACAGGTACAATTGGAGATATAGGAACTTCAAGCTTTTATCCTCCACACCATATTACTATGGGAGAAGGGGGTGCTGTATATACTAATAATGTTATATTAAATAAAATTATAGAATCTTTTAGAGATTGGGGTAGAGATTGTTACTGTAAATCAGGATGTGATAATACCTGCACAAAAAGGTTCGATATAAAGTATGGAGATATGCCTCTTGGATATGATCATAAATATATCTATTCACATTTGGGATATAATTTAAAAGTTACAGAAATGCAATCATCAATAGGGTGCGCGCAGCTTAAAAAACTACCTGGATTTATAGATAAAAGAAGAGAAAACTGGGAACTTCTTAAAAACAAATTAAAGCATTTAGATGAGTATTTGATATTACCTGTTGCTGAGAAAAATTCAAAGCCTAGTTGGTTTGGTTTTTTAATCACAATTAAAGATCCATCTATTAATAGACGTGATTTGCTCCAGTATTTAGAGGATAAAGGAATCCAAACAAGATTGCTATTTGCAGGAAATATCACAAGGCAGCCATTATTTGAAGAATATAAAAGAAATAAGGAATCATACAGAATTGTAGGGAAATTAACAAATACAGATTTAATTACTACTAATTCATTTTGGTTAGGGGTCTATCCAGGAATAAATGAAAACATGATAAATTATATGGCATCAAGCATTGAAGAATTTATTATGAAGAATATAAGAAAGGGTATTAAGCTATGA
- a CDS encoding glycosyltransferase family 2 protein: MSNNEKKALLSIAIPTYNRGNFLDKCLDSIYSEVNNDPIIEIVISDNASTDNTYEIVQKYKQTHNNIVYYRQHENVGFSKNFKKVLELATGEYINPHGDDDFFNAGMIYEIINLILKNKDCSVMYTSWKNVPLNITCGINMNNYLNELNGINFITSMIIKNEDYKKIEDKDKFLNTEINQVYIQLELLKINPKYCILHGNIFRIDSGGAPYSGYNLSDAAINNYFDILESYSKYGLDIETLKNEKIKVLNSIIFPSIYKVINRASEIDLDGLVEAFIKYYPNEVYFEEKLNEIKSLLKLI; encoded by the coding sequence ATGAGTAATAATGAGAAAAAAGCATTATTATCAATAGCAATTCCTACTTATAATAGAGGTAATTTTTTAGATAAGTGCTTAGATAGTATTTATAGTGAAGTTAACAATGATCCTATTATTGAAATAGTAATTAGTGATAATGCTTCAACAGATAATACTTATGAGATAGTTCAAAAATATAAACAAACACATAATAATATTGTTTATTATAGGCAACACGAAAATGTTGGATTTTCAAAAAACTTTAAAAAGGTATTGGAATTAGCAACAGGAGAGTATATAAATCCTCATGGTGATGATGATTTCTTTAACGCTGGTATGATTTATGAAATAATCAATTTGATCCTTAAAAATAAGGATTGCTCTGTGATGTATACATCTTGGAAAAATGTTCCTTTAAATATCACCTGTGGCATAAATATGAATAACTATTTAAATGAATTAAATGGAATTAATTTTATTACTTCAATGATAATTAAAAACGAAGATTATAAAAAAATTGAAGACAAAGATAAATTTTTAAATACAGAAATTAATCAGGTATATATTCAATTAGAATTGTTAAAAATAAATCCAAAATATTGTATTTTACATGGCAATATTTTTAGAATAGATTCAGGTGGGGCTCCTTATAGTGGATATAATTTGAGTGATGCTGCCATAAATAATTATTTTGATATATTAGAGAGTTATTCTAAATATGGATTAGACATAGAAACTTTAAAAAATGAAAAAATTAAAGTCTTAAACTCAATAATTTTCCCTAGTATTTATAAAGTAATAAACCGGGCAAGTGAAATAGATTTAGATGGTTTAGTAGAAGCCTTTATTAAATATTATCCAAATGAAGTATACTTTGAGGAAAAATTAAATGAAATTAAGAGTTTACTAAAATTAATATAA
- a CDS encoding glycosyltransferase family 2 protein, translated as MCNNIEEDKVNEDAINKEKVRPVLTIGIPTYNRAEFLRKCIENIYSQVGNDSRFEVLVCDNNSVDNTSTVIEELRKNYETLVYYKNDTNIGVSKNIQKVLELSKGEYINLHGDDDYFNEGVYNTIINMINSNRDCDLMYLSMKWHPLITVRGIGMSNYQTDSGTGGWISGMVINNDAYKKILNKEKFLYSSLNHIFIQLELLRFNPNYCILSGQINRVDTGSAGAYGYNIMEVAVQNYLDILYSFRNNGLTDQEIEYHKLSSLAITFPLVRWILQTRLPLSVDGGIEIFTKYYKGEPYFDSKLEELKAILALKVY; from the coding sequence ATGTGTAATAATATTGAAGAGGATAAAGTAAATGAGGATGCGATAAACAAAGAAAAGGTAAGGCCAGTTTTAACTATCGGTATTCCTACTTATAATAGAGCTGAATTTTTAAGAAAATGTATTGAAAATATATACTCGCAGGTTGGTAATGATTCTAGATTTGAGGTTTTAGTATGCGATAATAATTCGGTAGATAATACATCTACAGTCATTGAAGAATTAAGAAAAAACTATGAAACATTAGTATATTATAAAAATGATACTAATATAGGTGTATCAAAAAATATACAAAAAGTATTAGAACTATCAAAAGGGGAGTATATTAATCTTCATGGTGATGATGATTATTTTAATGAGGGTGTTTATAACACAATAATTAATATGATAAACTCAAATAGGGATTGTGACTTAATGTATTTATCGATGAAATGGCACCCATTAATTACAGTTCGTGGAATAGGCATGAGCAATTATCAAACAGATTCAGGAACTGGAGGATGGATTTCTGGCATGGTTATAAATAATGATGCCTACAAGAAAATTCTTAATAAAGAAAAGTTTTTATACTCAAGTCTTAACCATATATTTATCCAGCTTGAACTTTTAAGGTTTAATCCAAACTATTGTATTTTAAGTGGACAAATCAATAGAGTTGATACAGGGTCGGCAGGTGCGTATGGCTATAATATTATGGAAGTAGCAGTGCAAAATTATTTGGATATCCTATATAGTTTTAGAAATAATGGATTAACGGACCAAGAGATAGAATATCATAAGCTATCTTCATTAGCTATAACATTTCCATTAGTTCGTTGGATACTACAAACTAGACTACCATTAAGTGTAGATGGTGGAATAGAAATATTTACGAAGTATTATAAAGGTGAGCCGTACTTCGATAGTAAACTAGAAGAACTTAAGGCTATATTAGCTTTAAAGGTTTATTAA
- a CDS encoding glycosyltransferase: MENLKIIHGTMEIANQMHTITKALQGCNIEAKSVNYYPSYLNYKSDYNLNLFSIDINEADRLSKELAINLINENNIFHFHFGTSLTLDYSDLPILKNLNKKIFMQHWGSDVRLYSVASKYNPYVKVKATDEKEIINKLEFLGKYIDNCIVSDAELYEYVKNFYKNVYLIKQAIDIKDYTIKSKKINHELCIVHAPTSPEIKGTDSVLKVIEKLKDKYSFNFKLVQGMSHSEARKIYEEADIIIDQLRIGSYGLLAIEAMAMGKTVITFISDPMKDKYPKELPIISANPDTLKDTLEYLIINKDMLEKVGEYGRTFVERYHDSNLIAKNLLKLYKPLIITAPEKSS; the protein is encoded by the coding sequence ATGGAGAATTTAAAAATTATCCATGGAACCATGGAAATTGCCAATCAAATGCATACTATTACAAAAGCATTACAAGGATGCAACATAGAAGCAAAATCGGTTAATTACTATCCTAGTTACCTGAATTACAAATCAGATTATAATCTAAATCTATTTTCTATAGACATTAATGAGGCTGACAGATTGAGTAAAGAATTAGCTATAAATTTAATAAATGAAAATAATATCTTTCATTTTCATTTTGGAACAAGTCTTACTTTGGATTATTCTGATTTGCCGATACTAAAAAATTTAAACAAAAAAATATTTATGCAACATTGGGGTTCAGATGTAAGGCTTTATTCTGTAGCATCAAAATACAACCCTTACGTAAAGGTAAAAGCTACAGATGAAAAAGAAATAATAAACAAACTTGAGTTTTTGGGGAAATATATTGATAACTGCATCGTTTCTGATGCTGAATTATATGAGTATGTTAAAAACTTTTATAAAAATGTGTATTTAATAAAACAAGCTATAGATATTAAAGACTATACCATAAAGAGCAAAAAAATTAATCATGAATTATGCATTGTGCATGCTCCTACCTCGCCAGAGATAAAGGGCACTGATTCAGTACTTAAAGTCATAGAAAAATTAAAGGATAAGTATTCTTTTAATTTTAAATTAGTACAGGGAATGTCTCATTCAGAGGCGAGAAAAATATACGAAGAGGCAGATATAATAATCGATCAATTGCGAATCGGATCTTATGGTTTACTCGCCATTGAGGCTATGGCAATGGGTAAGACAGTCATAACCTTTATTAGTGATCCTATGAAGGATAAATACCCAAAGGAATTACCTATTATTTCAGCAAATCCGGATACCTTAAAGGATACTCTTGAATATTTAATTATAAATAAAGATATGCTAGAAAAAGTAGGGGAGTATGGTAGAACTTTTGTAGAAAGGTATCATGATTCAAACCTAATAGCCAAAAATCTCTTAAAGTTATATAAACCTTTAATAATAACAGCTCCAGAAAAATCTTCATAA
- a CDS encoding glycosyltransferase, with amino-acid sequence MKNEISLCMIVKNEENYLPRCLESIKDIVDEIIIIDTGSTDRTIEIAKSYGAKVYYFKWNNNFSEARNESLKYATKDWILILDADDELHDDYKENFKVLLNTQLDEDTLYFFETLSYYGDIVDTNCITVNLNPRMFKNKRGIHYEGRIHNQLVYKQGKYDTICSSIKIHHYGYLNKSIVSKNKRDRNITILNEQIKKDPTNKFNYFNLGNEYTSLGDVKKALEYYYKAYEKFDPSTGFSSILLLRIIISNYNIQEYNDALSFIDIACGYYPEFTDLYFFKALVYKDLGKPTLQIKALKKCIELGEPSSELKFFHGSGSFKAYYELGNSYMDLNDYDAAYDYYIEATKSNPNFIDPFYCICHILKKKHTSLDEFKSIMESLFLDFPTSYTLIADIFYNEGFYKISLEYIEKCAKSGIVTENLTMLKAKCFIRTNAFDECINIDTIDETSATHVHLSMYKALSSILNKNYDLASSTVGSFKENILSEYNKKLLNVYSELVKLFTNEPTTMLSEDENEKDYIIIILEICEILLINNKFDELKIAVNLLNLINNNFALLYLGKLYNNYGYIDIAKKEIIRSIKEFDIYDSVGLDILKK; translated from the coding sequence ATGAAGAATGAAATAAGTCTATGCATGATTGTAAAAAACGAAGAAAATTACTTGCCTAGGTGTCTTGAAAGTATTAAAGATATTGTTGATGAGATAATTATCATTGACACAGGATCTACAGATAGAACTATAGAAATCGCTAAAAGTTATGGTGCTAAAGTTTATTACTTTAAGTGGAATAATAATTTTAGTGAAGCTAGAAATGAATCATTAAAATATGCTACTAAAGACTGGATATTAATATTAGATGCAGATGATGAATTACATGATGACTATAAAGAAAATTTTAAGGTATTGTTAAATACCCAATTAGATGAAGATACACTTTATTTTTTTGAAACATTAAGCTACTATGGAGATATTGTTGATACTAATTGTATCACCGTTAATTTAAACCCAAGAATGTTTAAAAACAAACGTGGAATTCACTATGAGGGGAGAATCCATAATCAGTTAGTATATAAACAAGGCAAATATGATACAATCTGTAGCTCTATAAAAATACACCATTATGGATATTTGAATAAAAGCATAGTCTCTAAAAACAAAAGAGATCGGAATATTACCATCTTAAATGAGCAAATAAAAAAAGACCCCACTAATAAATTTAATTACTTTAATCTAGGTAACGAGTATACATCTTTAGGTGATGTAAAAAAAGCTCTCGAATATTATTATAAAGCTTATGAAAAATTTGATCCTAGTACCGGGTTTAGTTCTATATTACTTTTACGAATAATTATTTCAAATTATAATATACAAGAATACAATGATGCACTAAGCTTTATAGATATTGCATGTGGATATTATCCTGAGTTTACCGACTTGTATTTTTTTAAAGCTCTTGTCTATAAAGATTTAGGCAAACCTACACTTCAAATAAAAGCCCTAAAGAAATGCATTGAACTTGGTGAACCATCCTCTGAATTGAAGTTTTTTCATGGAAGTGGAAGCTTCAAAGCTTATTATGAATTAGGTAATAGCTATATGGACCTTAATGATTATGATGCTGCATATGATTATTATATTGAAGCTACAAAATCAAACCCTAATTTCATAGACCCTTTCTATTGCATTTGTCATATATTAAAGAAAAAACACACATCTCTTGATGAATTTAAGTCCATTATGGAAAGTCTGTTTTTAGATTTTCCGACTTCTTATACTCTTATTGCAGATATATTCTATAATGAAGGATTCTATAAAATATCATTAGAGTATATTGAAAAATGCGCAAAATCAGGAATTGTTACTGAAAATCTTACAATGTTAAAAGCTAAATGTTTTATTAGAACTAATGCCTTTGATGAATGCATTAATATAGATACTATAGATGAAACTTCTGCTACTCACGTGCATCTATCAATGTATAAGGCTTTAAGTAGCATATTAAACAAAAACTATGATCTTGCATCATCCACAGTAGGTAGTTTTAAAGAAAACATTTTATCCGAATACAATAAAAAGCTACTGAATGTATATTCTGAGTTAGTAAAATTATTCACAAATGAACCAACCACTATGTTATCTGAAGATGAAAATGAAAAAGATTATATTATTATTATACTAGAGATTTGTGAAATACTGCTTATAAACAATAAGTTTGATGAATTAAAGATAGCCGTAAACTTGCTTAATTTAATAAATAATAACTTTGCGCTTCTTTACCTTGGGAAACTTTATAATAATTATGGATATATTGATATCGCTAAAAAGGAAATAATACGTTCCATAAAGGAATTTGATATATATGATTCAGTTGGACTAGATATACTAAAAAAATAG
- a CDS encoding DNRLRE domain-containing protein codes for MTSIIIPSTKSLTVTNKIPNGNINEKNITVGSDGLYTYSSFLFFDISKVPSNAEISNAELVLFKTDNFYKDNIKCIYIYPLFDYFSTFTTYNNLPEINHIIQGSLHPLTSKISVTANLTKIVSLWFRNSLSNKGIILCKKNNDFITSFGSAICSDKYLTPFIKVVYSIKNTIIIHENSNPMKVIYSPCPCNCPSYPNPPIPPAPPVPTIRRVEVTGIVAPFSIYVIIVTLSVTRSNTGHIDNYYVTDQYDNSTSSTPLAIDKFYDIAVIPQENPGDTENISLSGSYKG; via the coding sequence ATGACAAGTATTATAATACCATCAACTAAAAGTCTTACAGTAACAAACAAAATTCCTAATGGAAATATTAATGAAAAAAACATAACTGTAGGAAGTGATGGATTATATACTTATTCAAGCTTTTTATTTTTTGATATTTCGAAAGTACCAAGTAATGCTGAAATATCTAATGCAGAACTTGTATTATTTAAAACTGATAATTTCTATAAGGACAACATAAAATGCATTTATATATATCCATTATTTGACTACTTTAGTACTTTCACCACTTACAATAATCTTCCTGAAATTAACCATATTATTCAAGGCAGTCTGCATCCCCTAACATCTAAAATATCAGTTACGGCCAATCTCACGAAGATTGTTTCACTATGGTTTAGGAATTCATTATCCAATAAGGGGATAATTCTGTGTAAAAAAAACAATGATTTTATCACAAGCTTTGGTTCAGCAATATGTAGTGATAAATATCTAACTCCATTTATAAAAGTTGTTTATAGCATTAAGAATACTATTATAATACATGAAAATAGCAACCCTATGAAGGTAATATATTCTCCTTGTCCCTGCAATTGCCCATCTTATCCAAACCCTCCGATACCACCAGCACCACCTGTACCAACAATAAGAAGAGTTGAAGTTACAGGAATAGTAGCTCCTTTTTCAATATATGTAATAATTGTAACTCTATCAGTAACTAGAAGTAATACTGGTCATATTGATAATTATTATGTGACTGATCAATATGATAATTCCACGAGTAGCACTCCACTCGCAATCGACAAATTTTATGATATCGCGGTTATTCCACAAGAAAATCCAGGAGATACTGAAAATATAAGTCTTTCTGGATCTTATAAAGGATAG
- a CDS encoding NAD-dependent epimerase/dehydratase family protein, which translates to MSKKILITGGTGFIGKNIINSINNENYIINIGRNKNLMCDNIFWNLQDNLEDLFIDNVDVIIHCASIVGNDNINKSEYIDINVKSTLELLEFGVRNKIKKFILVSTGGVYGFRKNILDEDDTCNAKEIYSLSKYFSEEICELYKGKLSIVILRLFFPYGDGQKGRLIGNLFNDILEKNKIMLNKNGLPIINPIHIFDVVNIVENIIGNDLEGTFNICGNEFISIEEICRKIAFIINVHEPKFIYCDNDIDNLMGSGKKICRSLNYNMQMNLNEGLELFFMSLKKEGQI; encoded by the coding sequence ATGTCTAAGAAAATATTAATAACCGGGGGAACAGGATTTATAGGGAAAAATATAATAAATTCTATAAATAACGAAAACTATATTATAAATATTGGAAGAAATAAAAATTTAATGTGTGATAATATATTTTGGAATCTACAGGATAATTTAGAGGATTTATTCATCGATAATGTAGATGTTATTATTCATTGTGCGTCAATAGTAGGCAATGATAATATAAACAAATCTGAATATATAGATATTAATGTAAAATCGACTTTGGAATTATTAGAATTTGGCGTGAGAAATAAAATAAAGAAATTTATTCTAGTATCAACTGGAGGTGTATATGGATTTAGAAAAAATATATTGGATGAAGATGATACTTGTAATGCAAAGGAAATATATTCATTAAGTAAATATTTTTCAGAAGAAATATGTGAATTATATAAAGGTAAATTATCTATTGTAATTTTAAGATTGTTTTTTCCGTATGGTGACGGACAAAAGGGTAGATTAATCGGTAACTTATTTAATGATATTTTAGAGAAAAATAAGATTATGTTGAACAAAAATGGGCTGCCAATAATTAATCCAATTCATATTTTTGATGTTGTAAATATAGTGGAAAATATTATTGGAAATGATTTGGAGGGGACATTTAATATTTGTGGTAATGAGTTTATTTCTATAGAAGAGATTTGTAGAAAAATTGCATTTATAATAAACGTTCATGAGCCTAAGTTTATATATTGTGACAATGATATAGATAATTTAATGGGAAGTGGTAAAAAAATATGTAGGTCATTGAATTATAATATGCAGATGAATTTAAATGAGGGACTTGAATTATTTTTCATGTCATTAAAGAAAGAAGGACAGATTTGA
- a CDS encoding acyltransferase, translated as MKYKLWKSEGAGIPDKNKLKKCGENVIIEDGVRIIFPENIEIGDNVYVGHDTILKGYYNSILKIGSNTWIGQQCFIHGAAGIIIGKNVGIGPMVKIHGAKHKETKGDAIILFSGLEYLPINIKDNCNIGIGSVILPGVTIGEGSIIGANAVVNQNIPALSIAVGLPAKVIKTRE; from the coding sequence ATGAAGTACAAATTATGGAAGAGCGAAGGAGCAGGAATCCCAGACAAGAATAAGCTTAAAAAGTGTGGGGAAAATGTTATAATTGAGGATGGTGTGAGAATAATTTTTCCGGAAAATATTGAAATAGGCGATAATGTTTATGTAGGTCATGATACCATATTAAAAGGATATTATAACTCTATTCTAAAGATTGGGTCTAACACATGGATTGGTCAACAATGTTTTATTCATGGCGCGGCAGGTATTATTATTGGTAAAAATGTTGGGATTGGGCCAATGGTAAAAATTCATGGAGCAAAGCATAAAGAAACAAAAGGTGATGCTATAATTTTATTTTCAGGATTAGAGTATTTACCAATAAATATAAAAGATAATTGTAATATTGGAATAGGGTCTGTAATTCTTCCTGGGGTAACAATTGGAGAGGGAAGTATAATAGGTGCAAATGCAGTAGTAAATCAAAATATACCAGCATTATCTATTGCAGTAGGTCTACCTGCAAAAGTAATAAAAACAAGAGAATAA
- a CDS encoding NAD-dependent epimerase/dehydratase family protein: MENKKIFLTGGAGFIGSRIIEMLRNNNEILIYDNLTRDSIKYTSLLDNKNINLIKGDILDYFSLKKAIDDFKPNVVIHLAAIAGIETVIKSPVNTMKVNMIGTANILEALKDYANYIDKFIDFSTSEVFGTYAYKVDEKCTTNLAPVGEARWTYSVSKLAAEHLTHSYYKEYGLKVVTIRPFNIYGPGQVGEGAVHQFIMRAIRNEQIQIHGDGDQIRSWCYIEDFVNGISLCLEKEEAVGNSFNIGNPRGTITIGMLAQLIKQIAGSKSEIIYVPKNYVDVELRVPNIDKAVDLLGYSPKYDLTSGLTKTIEWYRNLEK; the protein is encoded by the coding sequence ATGGAAAATAAAAAAATATTTTTAACTGGTGGGGCTGGTTTTATTGGCTCTCGCATAATCGAAATGCTTCGCAATAATAACGAAATTTTAATTTATGATAATCTAACAAGAGATTCTATTAAATACACATCACTACTAGATAACAAAAATATAAATTTAATAAAAGGAGATATTTTAGATTATTTTTCTCTAAAAAAAGCTATAGATGATTTTAAACCCAATGTTGTAATTCATCTTGCTGCAATAGCAGGTATAGAGACCGTTATTAAAAGTCCAGTAAACACTATGAAAGTTAATATGATAGGAACTGCGAATATTTTAGAAGCATTAAAGGACTATGCAAACTATATAGATAAATTTATTGATTTTTCTACAAGTGAGGTTTTTGGTACTTATGCCTATAAAGTAGATGAGAAATGTACAACAAACCTGGCTCCCGTTGGTGAGGCTAGATGGACTTATTCAGTAAGTAAACTTGCAGCGGAACATTTAACACACAGTTATTATAAAGAATATGGACTTAAGGTTGTTACCATTAGACCATTTAATATATATGGTCCAGGTCAAGTTGGTGAAGGTGCTGTCCATCAATTTATAATGCGAGCAATTAGAAATGAACAGATACAAATACATGGTGATGGTGATCAGATTAGATCCTGGTGTTATATTGAGGATTTTGTTAATGGAATATCATTGTGTCTTGAGAAGGAAGAAGCCGTAGGTAATTCCTTTAACATTGGAAATCCTAGAGGAACTATAACTATTGGAATGCTAGCACAATTAATAAAACAAATTGCGGGCTCTAAATCAGAAATTATTTATGTTCCCAAAAATTATGTAGATGTTGAATTAAGAGTACCAAATATAGACAAAGCTGTAGACTTATTAGGTTATAGTCCCAAGTATGATTTAACTTCAGGCTTAACAAAAACTATTGAATGGTATAGGAATTTAGAAAAATAG
- a CDS encoding glycosyltransferase yields MITISLCMIVKNEEDVLGRCLECVKDIVDEIIIVDTGSTDNTKEIALEYTDKIFDFQWIDDFSAARNNAFSKATKDYILWLDADDMILEEDIKKFKELKQTLTLDVDNVMMMYNVGFDETGAVTLSYFRERLSKRSNNSQWMEPVHECLLIGGNTINTDICITHRKEHAAVQGRNISIYKKILAEGTPLTPRGLFYYSRELYQNGFIEEAIKYFNEFLDTEHGWVEDNISSCFDLSKCYNIIGDKKSMLKILLRSFEYDTPRAEICCNIGTYYFESLDYNKAIFWYKLAANLDKPVNSWGFISHDFWGYIPNIQLSVCYDRLGNRENSIKFNDKAAEYKPNSQAVQQNRDYFKRTAV; encoded by the coding sequence ATGATAACTATTAGTTTATGTATGATTGTAAAAAATGAGGAGGACGTTTTAGGTAGGTGCCTAGAATGTGTTAAAGATATCGTTGACGAAATTATTATAGTAGATACTGGTTCCACAGATAATACGAAAGAAATTGCTTTAGAATATACAGACAAAATATTTGATTTCCAGTGGATTGATGACTTTTCTGCGGCGAGAAACAATGCTTTTTCTAAAGCAACTAAGGATTATATTCTTTGGCTAGATGCTGATGATATGATTCTAGAAGAAGATATAAAGAAATTTAAAGAACTTAAGCAAACTTTAACTCTAGATGTGGATAATGTAATGATGATGTATAATGTAGGCTTTGATGAAACTGGAGCCGTTACCTTATCATATTTTAGAGAGCGTTTATCAAAGAGGTCAAATAATAGTCAATGGATGGAGCCTGTACATGAATGTTTACTAATTGGAGGAAATACTATAAATACAGACATCTGCATAACACATAGAAAAGAACATGCAGCAGTACAAGGTAGAAATATATCCATCTACAAAAAAATACTAGCAGAAGGAACCCCCTTAACACCAAGAGGATTGTTCTATTATTCTAGGGAGTTATATCAAAATGGATTTATTGAAGAAGCAATAAAATATTTTAATGAATTTTTAGATACTGAACATGGCTGGGTAGAAGATAATATAAGCTCATGTTTTGATCTTTCTAAATGTTATAACATTATAGGTGATAAAAAAAGTATGCTTAAAATATTACTTCGAAGTTTTGAATATGATACTCCAAGGGCAGAAATATGTTGTAACATTGGAACTTATTATTTTGAATCTTTAGATTATAACAAAGCCATCTTTTGGTATAAACTTGCAGCAAATCTTGATAAACCAGTTAATAGCTGGGGCTTTATATCTCATGATTTTTGGGGGTATATACCCAATATACAGCTCTCTGTCTGCTATGATAGGTTAGGTAATAGAGAAAATTCCATAAAATTTAATGATAAAGCAGCTGAGTATAAGCCTAATTCTCAAGCTGTACAACAAAATAGAGATTATTTTAAAAGAACTGCCGTATAA